From the genome of Candidatus Schekmanbacteria bacterium RIFCSPLOWO2_02_FULL_38_14, one region includes:
- a CDS encoding transketolase → MSLETEISRLENIARETRINILKMLTIAGSGHTGGSLSAVELLVSIYFHKMRHKPGNPKWEDRDKFVLSKGHAAPALYAVLAMSGYFPREELMNLRKMGSMLRGHPYNEVTPGVEVPTGSLGQGISMASGMALAAKLDKKPIRIYSLLGDGECQEGQVWEAAMSCAHYKLDNLCAMVDRNGFQIDGKIKDIMEIEPFSQKWKSFGWEVFEIDGHSFREILDALEKAEAVKGKPSVIIARTVKGKGISFIENVNKFHGTSPTKEELEKALKELGENA, encoded by the coding sequence ATGAGTTTAGAAACAGAAATTTCAAGGCTTGAAAATATTGCAAGGGAAACCCGCATTAATATTTTGAAAATGCTCACAATTGCCGGTTCAGGACATACAGGCGGCTCCCTGTCTGCAGTTGAACTGCTTGTCTCCATTTATTTCCACAAGATGCGCCATAAACCGGGAAACCCCAAGTGGGAAGACAGGGATAAATTTGTCCTCTCAAAGGGACACGCTGCCCCTGCCCTTTATGCTGTTCTTGCTATGTCAGGATATTTCCCAAGAGAAGAGCTCATGAACCTGAGAAAAATGGGAAGTATGCTAAGGGGACATCCATACAATGAAGTAACCCCTGGTGTTGAAGTTCCAACAGGCTCTCTTGGACAGGGAATTTCGATGGCAAGCGGGATGGCACTGGCTGCAAAACTCGATAAAAAACCAATCAGGATTTACTCTCTTCTTGGTGACGGGGAATGTCAGGAAGGACAGGTTTGGGAAGCAGCCATGAGTTGCGCACATTACAAGCTTGATAACCTGTGCGCTATGGTAGACAGAAACGGATTTCAGATTGACGGAAAAATAAAGGATATTATGGAAATTGAACCTTTTTCACAGAAATGGAAATCCTTTGGATGGGAAGTTTTTGAAATCGACGGGCACAGTTTCAGAGAAATACTGGATGCGCTTGAAAAAGCAGAGGCAGTAAAAGGAAAACCATCAGTAATAATAGCCAGAACAGTAAAAGGAAAAGGCATTAGTTTTATAGAAAATGTAAATAAATTCCACGGCACATCACCTACAAAAGAGGAGCTTGAAAAGGCTCTGAAAGAACTTGGCGAAAATGCATAG
- a CDS encoding transketolase — MEKLLGTREAYGEALVNLGEKYKNLVVLDADLSGSTKTSMFAKAFPDRFFNMGVAEQNMVGTAAGLAASGKIVFVSTFAIFLTGRAWEQVRQSISFPKQNVKLVSSHGGITVGSDGASHQSVEDISLMRSLPNMKVVVPSDAYEAKKVIEYAAAFVGPIYIRCSREKFPVLFDENYVFELGKGKILKEGKDATIFACGIMLAVSLEAAFVLEEEGINVRVANMPSVKPIDTELIIRCSEETGTIITAEEHSIIGGLGSAVAEVLVENSPCPMTRVGIKDRFGMSGSVKDLLHEYGLTSENMGNAVKVALEKKRKKLKPVY; from the coding sequence TTGGAAAAACTTCTTGGAACAAGAGAGGCTTATGGTGAAGCCCTTGTTAATCTTGGAGAAAAATACAAAAATTTAGTAGTTCTTGATGCAGACCTCTCCGGTTCAACTAAAACATCAATGTTTGCAAAAGCATTCCCTGACAGGTTCTTCAACATGGGAGTAGCCGAGCAGAATATGGTGGGAACAGCAGCAGGCCTTGCAGCATCAGGAAAAATTGTGTTTGTAAGCACTTTCGCAATATTCCTCACAGGAAGGGCATGGGAACAGGTAAGGCAATCAATTTCATTCCCAAAACAGAACGTGAAACTTGTTTCAAGCCACGGAGGAATAACAGTTGGAAGCGACGGAGCATCACATCAGTCAGTAGAAGATATAAGCCTGATGAGATCTCTCCCGAATATGAAAGTGGTAGTCCCTTCAGACGCTTATGAAGCAAAAAAAGTTATTGAATATGCTGCTGCATTCGTTGGACCAATTTATATCCGCTGTTCAAGAGAAAAATTCCCTGTTCTCTTTGATGAAAATTATGTTTTTGAACTTGGAAAGGGTAAAATTCTGAAAGAAGGGAAAGACGCAACAATTTTTGCCTGTGGAATTATGCTGGCTGTTTCTCTTGAAGCAGCTTTTGTGCTCGAAGAAGAAGGGATAAATGTAAGAGTTGCAAATATGCCTTCTGTCAAGCCAATTGACACAGAATTAATAATCCGCTGTTCAGAGGAAACAGGGACAATAATTACTGCAGAAGAACATTCCATAATCGGAGGGCTCGGGTCTGCTGTTGCTGAGGTGTTGGTTGAAAACTCTCCATGCCCTATGACAAGGGTTGGGATAAAAGACAGATTTGGAATGTCAGGAAGCGTAAAAGACCTCCTTCACGAATACGGATTAACTTCAGAAAACATGGGTAATGCAGTAAAAGTGGCTCTGGAAAAAAAAAGGAAAAAACTCAAACCTGTATACTGA
- a CDS encoding cell division ATP-binding protein FtsE, which produces MIQLSNVDKVYSGGRWALKDINLHIKKGEFIFITGPSGAGKTTILKLIYLGDKASIGEVILFGKNLAKLKKGSIPYLRRNMGIIFQDFKLLLDKSAYDNVAFALRILGFKKGDIRSRVLDTLKLVGLGKKSGEIAGGLSGGEQQRVCIARAVVNEPALILADEPTGNLDEGNANHVMEILRSLNSKGTTVVVATHNRALVERSDGRNIFIDGGKITKECLLREGNVS; this is translated from the coding sequence ATGATTCAGCTTTCTAATGTTGACAAGGTCTATAGCGGAGGCAGATGGGCTTTAAAGGACATAAACCTCCATATAAAAAAGGGGGAGTTTATTTTCATTACTGGTCCAAGCGGTGCAGGCAAAACCACAATTCTAAAGCTTATTTACCTTGGGGACAAAGCCTCTATCGGAGAGGTAATTCTATTTGGGAAAAACTTAGCAAAACTTAAAAAAGGAAGTATTCCCTATTTGCGCAGAAACATGGGCATAATCTTTCAGGATTTTAAACTGCTCCTTGATAAGTCTGCTTATGACAATGTAGCCTTTGCCCTAAGAATACTTGGATTCAAAAAAGGAGATATAAGAAGCAGGGTGCTTGATACACTTAAACTTGTCGGATTGGGAAAAAAATCAGGAGAAATAGCCGGAGGTCTGTCCGGAGGAGAGCAGCAGAGAGTCTGCATAGCAAGAGCTGTGGTCAATGAACCTGCTCTGATTCTTGCTGATGAGCCCACAGGCAATCTTGATGAAGGAAACGCAAACCATGTAATGGAAATTCTCCGTTCTTTAAATTCAAAAGGAACAACAGTTGTTGTTGCAACACATAACAGGGCACTCGTTGAAAGATCTGATGGAAGAAATATCTTTATTGACGGAGGAAAAATAACAAAAGAATGCCTTTTAAGGGAAGGGAATGTTTCTTAA
- a CDS encoding DoxX family protein: MQKIIPLIGRILISQIFLASGFEKIMNFEGTQKYMVSFGMPFTAFFAICAIVLEIGGGLSVLLGYKARIGAVLLVVFLIPTTLIFHTNFADQMQVIQFMKNLAILGGLFVVAGFGAGSFSFDKN; this comes from the coding sequence ATGCAAAAAATCATTCCGCTTATTGGTCGGATATTAATTTCACAGATTTTTTTGGCATCTGGTTTTGAGAAGATAATGAATTTTGAAGGGACGCAAAAGTACATGGTTTCTTTTGGAATGCCTTTTACAGCGTTTTTTGCAATATGCGCAATTGTCCTTGAAATTGGAGGCGGGTTGTCTGTTCTGCTTGGATACAAGGCAAGGATAGGCGCAGTTCTGCTTGTTGTTTTTCTCATTCCCACGACCTTAATCTTTCATACAAACTTTGCTGACCAGATGCAAGTAATTCAGTTCATGAAAAATTTAGCCATTCTTGGAGGTTTGTTTGTTGTGGCAGGCTTTGGAGCCGGCAGTTTTAGCTTTGACAAAAACTAA